CGTCAAGAGGAGAGTGCATCCGACTTTCTGCGCAAAGGAaaagtccacacataatgagaatAATCATCAAGAATGACCAGATAATATAAATAACCCGAATTACTAGGAACTGGAGAGGTCCACACATCGCTATGAATCAACTGAAAAGGAAAAAAAGCAATGGTGGTGGAATTATTAAACGGCGGACGAACATGTTTGCCGACTCGACAGGCATGACAAGTGTGATCCTCCATCTTAttacaactgaaactgaaactcctaagAATATGACGAAGTGTGACGGGGTTGGGATGACCCAAGCAAGCATGCCAGAGATCGACGCCAACAGAGAGAGCGACCGGTGCGGTGGTGGTGGAGGAAGATGGATGCACCGGATAGAGCTCGTCGGGGCTGTCACATCGGTGGAGCACCATCCTGGTTCGAGCGTCCTTGACACAAAAACCAATGCCGTCAAATTCAACAGTAACAGGATTTTCACGAGTGAAACATTTAACAGAAACAAGGTTCTTAATAAGGTTAGGAGACACAAGTATGTTAGACAAAGATAAAGGTGTAGAATTAGAAGGAAAAGAAGCGTGCCCGACATGTGTGATGGGAAGTGTGGAACCGTCGCCGACAATGATGCGGCGATCGGTGGAGACAGGAGTGAAGGAGCCAAGGTTACCAGGATGAGCAAACATGTGAGCCGTTGCAccggtgtccatgtaccaatcaCCGCCTCCAGTGTAGGTGTTCGGCGTAGGCGCAGTGTGCAGCGCGGCGAGGAGCGCCGGATCCCAGGGTGCCGGTGGCAGGGCCAGCATGGGCGGCGACGGGGCCGCAGGGAGACCGTAGGCGCCGCTCAGCTGCGGCGGTGGGTATCCTCCGTATGGCTGCGGAGCCGCGTAGTACGCCTGGTGCGCCGGCGGGCGTGGCACGGGAAGGGTCGATGCAGGGGCCCGTGGAACCGGCATGGTGTAGGCATGGACAACGCCGGTCCACGGGTTGTAGCCGGAGGCCCACGGAGGAGGCGCCTGGAACTGCtgtggctgctgctgctgctgacggGGCGTACCAGTGCCCtgcggctgctgctgctgaccGCCACGACGGCCCCCACCACGCCGGCCCCCACGGCGCCGTTCGGCGGGAGGGGCGGGCGGGCCATAGGGCAGCGGAAGCAGCCCCGGCTGCTGGGGAGCCGGGGGAGGCGCCGGGTAGTGCTGCGCCGGGGGCGCGGCTGGGGCGGCGGGAGGCGCCGAAGACCCGCCACGGGCGGTGCCGGCGGTGAGCGCGGTGTGAATAGCCCGCGCCTTTACCTGCTTCATCCGTCGCTCCTCCAAGCGGATGTACGCAACGAACTTGGCGAAGGACGGGTTGGGGATGAGGCTGAGATTCCCCGCGGCGTTGCCGAAGTCCTCGTTGAGCCCGGCGGTGAGTGTGCTGAGGAGGAGGTCATCATCGATCTTCGCGTCAATATCGCGAAGCTCGTCAGCGAGAGTCTTCAGGCGGCGACAATAGTCGTCGAGGGAGGTGTTGTCCTGATGACACCCAAAGAACTCTTGCTGCAGAAAAACACGACGCTGGAGCTGGTTGTCGGTGAAGAGCCCGTTCAGCTTGGTCCACACGGCGCAGGCATCATCACCGTCCGTCACGACCGTGTGGAAGAGGTCGGGCGTGATGGTGAGAAAAAACCAGCGGATGATCGTGGTGTCGATGGTGGACCAGTCATGAAACTCGGGGACGAGGCTGGAGTCGACGGTGCCGTCCACGTGATCGATGAGGTGATACTTCCGGAGCACGAGGGAAAAATAAGTCTTCCACGTGTAATAGGAGGAGTCCGCCTGCGAGAGACGAACCGGCACCCGCTCGAAGATGTTGAGGTTGCGGATGGCGTTGACGTCGGGAGGGTTGGCGTCGGCGAATGGGTTGGAGTTGGTGGTGGCGGACGAGGTGACGGATGACATGATGACAACGGGGTGAGGCAGCTCGGGTCGGGGCGGCTAGGGTTTGATGGTGACAGGGAGCGGCGGCAGCGAGCGCGGGAAGCGCGGGCGGCGGTGGCTGGAAAGATGAGTGGCGGCGGCTAGCAGAAGCCGGCGAGTTGGCTGCATGGGCAAGCGGAGCTGGCACGCGAGCGAGCGGAGCTGGCGCGCGGGGCTGGAGCTGGAGAGGCGCGAGCGGCGGGTGGTCGCGTGCGCGCGAGCTGGAGAGGCGCGAGCTGCGGACGGTTGCGTACGCGAAGCTGGCGCGCGGGGCTAGCGGCGGCTGTAGCGTGCGGGGTTGGCGACGCGGGTGAGGCGCGTGCGCGAGGTGGGTAGCGCGCAGGGAACGAGCGGCGGCCGACGCGGTAGACGCGCGGGCGGCGGCAGCAGCTGAAGACTAGGGTTGAAAACTTAAAACTGATACCATGTATGATTATGGGATTGCCCGATGTATTGCTAGTCATGTATAGGCACGTATATATAAAGGTGGGTTACGGACCTCAACTATACAGAAACTAGGAGGCAGACCCAACTATACAGAAACTAGGAGGCAGGCCCAATACACAATATACACAGATCATATATACTCAACTGTTATGCCCTAACTAGTCACGGGGCGATTAGAAAACGGGCTTTGAGTTTAATATCCCAAACCTTAAGCTTCCTGTACGTGTACGGATAGAAGTGCACTTTCTTTTCAGGAACGGACTCGCGCACGATCGTTGGGCGGATAAATATGATCCTCGTGCAAAGTGAAAAATTGCGCTGGTACCCGCAAATCTTCAGTCCTCCGCTCAGATCTCAAGATTCGTGCGAACATTTCGTGTATAACCTGATATCTACTCCTCTGTTTCAAAATAGTACAAAGTTGATTAACTTTGTACTAAtatagtacaaagttgagtcatctattttgaaacggaggaagTATTTCGCTAGTATTATACTTAGTCTGTTCCATAATGTaattttttgaaaagtcaaactttGACCAAATTTTTAGAGATAACTATTATatcttttttttaagaaaagatAACTATTAAATCTAGGACGTCAATATCTGCACGGTCTGGGGACCTCCTAGACCGAACAAATTGTTCGCGCTTGATGGGGGTGGGGATCGAACGATTCCGTTTGGTGGGAAAGAAGGCCTAGCACGAACGCCCCGGACCCTCGTGAAGATCATCCCTGACTGCAGAAAAACACGTCCCAATAAAAAGATTATTTTTGCCATGGCAACCAAAAAATGTGGCACCTAAGCAAAAAAGGAGCCATGCACTGTTCAATGGCAAAAAAGAACACACATATTTAAATTTGCATATCTCTAACACATGGCAAAAAAGACAAACATAGTGGATTGACATAGCAATTTGCCATGGCAACAAAAAAATGTGGCACCTAAGCAGGAAAGAAGACATGCACTGTTCAATTGCAAAAAAACATATATTCAAATTTGCATATCTCTAATACATGGCAAAAATAGACAAACATAGTGAATTGACATAgcaa
The Aegilops tauschii subsp. strangulata cultivar AL8/78 chromosome 3, Aet v6.0, whole genome shotgun sequence genome window above contains:
- the LOC141042815 gene encoding uncharacterized protein, with the protein product MSSVTSSATTNSNPFADANPPDVNAIRNLNIFERVPVRLSQADSSYYTWKTYFSLVLRKYHLIDHVDGTVDSSLVPEFHDWSTIDTTIIRWFFLTITPDLFHTVVTDGDDACAVWTKLNGLFTDNQLQRRVFLQQEFFGCHQDNTSLDDYCRRLKTLADELRDIDAKIDDDLLLSTLTAGLNEDFGNAAGNLSLIPNPSFAKFVAYIRLEERRMKQVKARAIHTALTAGTARGGSSAPPAAPAAPPAQHYPAPPPAPQQPGLLPLPYGPPAPPAERRRGGRRGGGRRGGQQQQPQGTGTPRQQQQQPQQFQAPPPWASGYNPWTGVVHAYTMPVPRAPASTLPVPRPPAHQAYYAAPQPYGGYPPPQLSGAYGLPAAPSPPMLALPPAPWDPALLAALHTAPTPNTYTGGGDWYMDTGATAHMFAHPGNLGSFTPVSTDRRIIVGDGSTLPITHVGHASFPSNSTPLSLSNILVSPNLIKNLVSVKCFTRENPVTVEFDGIGFCVKDARTRMVLHRCDSPDELYPVPPAVPLATGDAGSSTPLPGRSRASLGPPLALRCAPPHAAPPTATALAPSAPPAPPVPQAPQAPSAPPAPPAPVAGPVTRARTGILRPSSRYASDDYVHAVSTSKPSPLPSSLRAALRDLLWMAPMQEEFDALLRNRTWQLVPRPRHTNVITGKWVFKHKLRPDGTLDRYKARWVVRGFGQRAGIDFTDTFAPVVKPGTIRTVLHLAVSRAWPVHQMDVSNAFLHGHLEEQVFCEQPTGFVDPMLPDHVCLLSRSLYGLKQALRAWYQRIAAFLHQLGFRSTRSDASLFVYHQDSDTAYLLLYVDDIILTACMAGLLSQLTARLRAEFAIKDLGPLHYFLGVEVVHRPDGFFLHQRKYAHELLERAGMLNGKPAATPVDTKAKLSATDGSPASDAAFYRSIVGALQYLTLTRPEIQYAVQQVCLHMHTPRDMHWAAVKRILRYICGTMDLGVTLHASADTALTAYSDADWAA